One Spirochaetaceae bacterium genomic window, CGGTCTTGTAAAAAGAGTAGCAAAAGGATTAAGATAAATTAAAGCTAAACTAATTGATAATACTAAAATAATAATTAAAATTTTAAAATTGATTTTAGGATAAAATTTAATTTTTGGTAATAATTTTTTAAAATCCTTGCTTAAAATAAAACGTGATAAATCGCTGGGGCTGTCAATATCTTTTAACTTATTAATGGCCAAGAGAGCTTTTTTGTGGTCGGGGTTTAACTCGAGGATAGCCAGCCAGCTTTTAATAGCATTGGCGGTATCGCGCCTACGCAAGGCAAGCACCGCTAACATTAAACTAATATCGGTATTATCGCGGGCAATAGCTAAGGCACGGGCCATATATAACTCGGCGCCGGCCATATCACCTTTGTAGTAGCAGCTTAAACCAAGCAGGTAAAAAAAATCAGCGCTGCTATCGTAACCGGTAACATTATTCTCCAGCAAATTAATAACTTTATCAAAGTTACGGCTTTTAAAGGCACGTTCAGCTTTGCTTAAAATAATATTAGTCATTAAAAATTTCCTGAAATTTGGCGGCATTTTTAATAAAGTTAGTACTGTCGCTAAATAAGGCGTTGCCGGCTATCAGTACATCGGCCCCAGCTTTGTATAAAGCGGCGGCATTTTGCAAATTAACGCCGCCGTCAACCTCTATTAAAAAATTTAAGCCAAGTTCTTGGCGAAAAAAAGCTAAATTTTTAATTTTAGTAAGGCTGTGCTCAATAAATTTTTGGCCGCCATAACCGGGATTAACGCTCATTATCAGTACTTTATCAAGGTAAGGTAAAATATCGCTCAGTAAAGTTAAGGGGCTGCTGGGGTTTAAGGCCACACCAACTTTAAG contains:
- the rpe gene encoding ribulose-phosphate 3-epimerase: MNKVVAPSLLAANFANLLPSLQLCEEANLHSLHLDVMDGHFVPPISFGSQMVAALRIKSSLFFDVHLMTYRLEEHIEDFFMAGADSLSFHYEATSHHHRIIEQIKEFGLKVGVALNPSSPLTLLSDILPYLDKVLIMSVNPGYGGQKFIEHSLTKIKNLAFFRQELGLNFLIEVDGGVNLQNAAALYKAGADVLIAGNALFSDSTNFIKNAAKFQEIFND